A stretch of the Mesorhizobium huakuii genome encodes the following:
- a CDS encoding GNAT family N-acetyltransferase codes for MNASLPLSQQRGRLLLRRPAQADLDFLVDLFSRRELVAHRPDPVADTPQQSAARLARDIGHWDKHGFGRWAVEADGKLVGFGGVTVSADFDGLNLSYHLHPESWGHGYATELVRATLQAAFGPLHAERVIGLVRPANPASRRVLEKCGFAFEREVILHGAPTMLFALARPRWVRISDPAA; via the coding sequence ATGAACGCGTCATTGCCTCTGAGCCAGCAAAGGGGACGGCTTTTGCTGCGCAGGCCGGCGCAGGCCGATCTGGATTTCCTGGTCGACCTCTTCTCGCGCCGTGAACTTGTCGCCCATCGCCCCGATCCTGTTGCGGACACGCCGCAGCAGAGCGCCGCGCGGCTAGCGCGTGACATCGGCCACTGGGACAAGCATGGCTTTGGCCGCTGGGCGGTCGAGGCCGATGGCAAGCTGGTCGGCTTCGGCGGTGTCACCGTATCGGCGGATTTCGACGGCCTGAACCTGTCCTACCACCTTCATCCGGAGAGTTGGGGACATGGCTATGCCACGGAACTGGTCAGGGCGACGCTGCAGGCTGCGTTCGGCCCTCTGCATGCCGAACGGGTCATTGGCCTCGTCCGTCCCGCCAATCCGGCATCGCGGCGCGTGCTGGAAAAATGCGGCTTCGCCTTCGAGCGGGAGGTGATATTGCACGGCGCGCCAACAATGCTTTTTGCGCTGGCGCGGCCGCGCTGGGTCCGTATTTCGGATCCGGCCGCGTAG
- a CDS encoding MFS transporter, with protein sequence MQNPYSEIFRAPGAKGFAAAGFMARLPIAMAPIGIVAMLSQTRGEYWLAGAVSATFALANAFLAPQISRLVDRLGQTRVVVPTTIISVLAFITLIAAANQDWPTWTLFVSALLAAAMPSMPAMVRARWTELFRGRPEMNTSFAFESAADELVYIAGASLSVGLSAALFPEAGMLASTLFLALGSTAFILQRSTEPQVRPAGHGSDGSAIRLRPVQIITFALIFIGATFATTEVSTVAITKELGQPGAASLVIGVYALGSFVLGVIVGALCLKAPLQRQLAIAVALVALGTLMPLTAGSVPLLALTVFISGVAISPTFITAFGLIERHVPEAMLTEGITWVTTGIGIGMALGSFAAGAVVDAFGAQNGFWVSVASGTIALATVLAGQRILATHKCELDGCEAAPVPAQ encoded by the coding sequence ATGCAAAACCCCTATTCGGAAATCTTCCGCGCCCCTGGAGCCAAGGGCTTTGCAGCCGCAGGCTTCATGGCGCGCCTGCCGATCGCCATGGCTCCGATCGGCATCGTGGCGATGCTGTCGCAGACGCGCGGCGAATACTGGCTGGCGGGTGCTGTCTCGGCGACATTCGCGCTGGCCAACGCTTTCCTGGCACCGCAAATATCAAGGCTGGTCGACCGCCTGGGCCAGACGCGGGTTGTCGTGCCCACGACAATCATCTCCGTGCTCGCGTTCATCACGCTGATTGCCGCGGCCAATCAGGACTGGCCGACTTGGACATTGTTCGTGTCGGCGCTGCTGGCGGCGGCCATGCCCAGCATGCCGGCCATGGTGCGCGCGCGCTGGACCGAGCTCTTCCGGGGCCGACCGGAGATGAACACCTCATTCGCCTTCGAATCGGCGGCGGACGAACTGGTCTACATCGCCGGAGCATCGCTGTCGGTGGGCCTGAGTGCCGCCCTGTTTCCCGAAGCGGGCATGCTGGCGAGCACGCTGTTCCTGGCCTTGGGCTCGACGGCGTTCATCCTGCAGCGATCGACCGAGCCGCAAGTTCGTCCGGCGGGCCATGGCTCGGACGGCTCGGCGATCCGCCTGCGGCCGGTGCAGATCATCACCTTCGCCCTGATCTTCATCGGTGCGACCTTCGCAACGACGGAAGTCAGCACCGTCGCGATCACCAAAGAACTCGGCCAGCCCGGCGCCGCCAGCCTCGTCATCGGCGTCTATGCCCTGGGGTCCTTCGTGCTCGGCGTCATTGTCGGCGCGCTTTGCCTGAAGGCACCGCTGCAGCGCCAGCTGGCCATCGCAGTCGCCCTGGTCGCGCTCGGCACGCTGATGCCGCTTACCGCCGGCAGCGTGCCGCTTCTGGCGCTGACCGTCTTCATCAGCGGCGTGGCGATCTCGCCGACCTTCATCACGGCCTTCGGCCTGATCGAGCGGCATGTGCCGGAAGCGATGCTGACCGAGGGCATCACCTGGGTCACCACCGGGATCGGCATCGGCATGGCGCTGGGCTCCTTCGCCGCCGGCGCGGTGGTGGATGCGTTCGGCGCCCAGAACGGGTTCTGGGTCTCGGTGGCATCAGGCACGATCGCGCTCGCCACCGTGCTCGCCGGCCAGCGCATCCTGGCCACCCATAAATGCGAGCTGGATGGCTGCGAAGCCGCCCCCGTTCCCGCGCAATAA
- a CDS encoding DUF1344 domain-containing protein produces the protein MRTLIGAVAATLLLSTAAFAGQTEGLIKKIDKDALTLTLDDGKSYKLNAETDLDALKPGMDIVIAFDVTNGENVITDMQLPDGDTN, from the coding sequence ATGCGTACCCTGATTGGCGCTGTTGCCGCCACCCTGTTGCTTTCCACCGCCGCTTTCGCCGGCCAGACCGAAGGCCTGATCAAGAAGATCGACAAGGACGCGCTGACCCTGACGCTGGACGACGGCAAATCCTACAAGCTGAACGCCGAAACCGATCTCGACGCGCTCAAGCCAGGCATGGACATCGTCATCGCTTTTGATGTGACCAATGGCGAGAACGTGATCACTGACATGCAGTTGCCGGACGGCGACACGAACTAA
- a CDS encoding histidine phosphatase family protein translates to MYPLVYIVRHGQTAWNAEARLQGQADTDLNALGREQASENGHRLAELVGDPEDFDFVASPMRRTRETMERIRAAMKLDPLAYRTDPRLIEVNFGDWQSFTFAELETQSPGAKRSRARDKWNFQPPGDGAESYQMLLERVKPYFDGIDRRTVCVTHGGVMRTLFRFVLDMAEDEAANLEIPQDRVLKLEGKSLEWL, encoded by the coding sequence ATGTATCCGCTGGTTTATATCGTGCGCCACGGCCAGACCGCGTGGAACGCCGAGGCCCGGCTTCAGGGGCAGGCCGACACCGATCTCAATGCTCTTGGCCGTGAGCAGGCGAGCGAAAACGGGCATCGGCTGGCCGAGCTTGTCGGCGATCCCGAGGATTTCGATTTCGTCGCCAGCCCGATGCGGCGGACGCGCGAAACGATGGAACGCATCCGCGCCGCAATGAAGCTCGATCCGCTCGCCTATCGAACCGATCCCAGACTGATTGAAGTCAATTTCGGTGACTGGCAGAGCTTTACCTTTGCCGAGTTGGAGACGCAGTCTCCCGGAGCAAAGCGGTCACGCGCACGGGACAAATGGAACTTCCAGCCGCCCGGAGACGGTGCGGAGAGCTACCAGATGCTGCTCGAACGGGTGAAACCCTACTTCGACGGGATCGACCGCAGGACGGTCTGTGTGACACATGGCGGCGTCATGCGCACCCTGTTTCGCTTCGTGCTCGATATGGCCGAGGACGAGGCCGCAAACCTGGAGATACCGCAGGATCGCGTGCTCAAACTTGAAGGCAAGAGCCTGGAGTGGCTGTAG
- the ribB gene encoding 3,4-dihydroxy-2-butanone-4-phosphate synthase, with protein MPYDQKKIVEAIRAFERGEIVVVMDDDGRENEGDLIVAAVHCTPEKMAFIIRNTSGIVCTPMPREEAKRLNLQPMVADNDSAHTTAFTVSVDFKHGTTTGISADDRTLTVRNLANGNVGASDFVRPGHIFPLIAREGGVLMRSGHTEAAVDLCKLAGLPPIGVISELVNDDGTVKRGPQVQAFAEEYGLKQVSVADLIAYRQRKETLVERVACSDIDTLGGKAQVFTYTLPWDTMHHVAVVFGDIRDGEEVPVRLHSEDVVTDVFGTSHRLDGIMKAMGERKRGVIVYLREGSVGVAHQERKRPLSGDREDHEEARRRENEWREIGLGAQILKDLGISSINLIASRERHYVGLEGFGIHIAKTEIL; from the coding sequence ATGCCTTACGACCAGAAGAAGATTGTCGAAGCCATCCGCGCTTTCGAACGCGGCGAGATCGTCGTCGTCATGGACGATGACGGGCGCGAGAATGAGGGCGACCTGATTGTCGCCGCCGTCCACTGCACACCGGAAAAGATGGCCTTCATCATCCGCAACACCTCGGGCATCGTCTGCACGCCGATGCCGCGCGAAGAAGCCAAACGGCTCAACCTGCAGCCGATGGTCGCCGACAATGATTCCGCCCACACCACCGCTTTCACCGTCAGCGTCGATTTCAAGCATGGCACGACGACAGGCATTTCGGCCGACGACCGCACGCTGACCGTGCGCAACCTCGCCAACGGCAATGTCGGCGCCTCCGATTTCGTCCGCCCCGGCCACATCTTTCCGCTGATCGCGCGCGAAGGCGGCGTGCTGATGCGTTCGGGCCATACGGAAGCGGCGGTCGACCTTTGCAAGCTCGCCGGCCTGCCGCCGATCGGCGTCATTTCTGAGCTTGTCAATGATGACGGCACCGTCAAGCGGGGCCCGCAAGTGCAGGCCTTCGCCGAAGAGTATGGTCTCAAGCAGGTGTCGGTCGCCGACCTCATCGCCTACCGCCAGCGCAAGGAAACGCTGGTCGAGCGCGTCGCCTGCTCCGATATCGACACGCTCGGCGGCAAGGCGCAGGTCTTCACCTACACGCTGCCCTGGGACACGATGCATCACGTCGCCGTCGTCTTCGGCGATATCCGCGACGGCGAGGAGGTGCCGGTGCGGCTGCATTCCGAGGATGTGGTGACCGATGTCTTCGGCACCAGCCATCGGCTGGACGGCATCATGAAGGCGATGGGCGAGCGCAAGCGCGGCGTCATCGTCTATCTCAGAGAAGGCTCCGTCGGCGTCGCGCATCAGGAGCGCAAGCGCCCGCTGAGCGGCGACCGCGAGGATCATGAGGAGGCCCGCCGGCGCGAGAATGAATGGCGCGAAATCGGCCTCGGCGCGCAGATCCTGAAGGACCTCGGCATTTCCTCGATCAACCTGATTGCCTCGCGCGAGCGCCACTATGTCGGCCTCGAAGGCTTTGGCATCCACATCGCCAAGACCGAGATCCTCTGA
- the aroC gene encoding chorismate synthase, with protein MSHNTFGHLFRVTTWGESHGAALGCVVDGCPPGIRFTRDEIQAELDKRRPGQSRFVTQRREPDEVKVLSGFVLDDDGETMITTGTPVSMLIENVDQRSKDYGEIARQYRPGHADYTYDVKYGIRDYRGGGRSSARETAARVAAGALARKVVPGMVVRGALVSMGEKSINRANWNWNFIGDAENPFFTPDPASVPVFTQYLDGIRKAGSSVGAVIEIVADGVPPGLGAPIYAKLDQDIASGLMSINAVKGVEIGNGFEAARITGEQNADEMRMGNDGKPVFLSNNAGGILGGISTGQAIIARFAVKPTSSILTPRKSIDKDGHDVEVMTKGRHDPCVGIRAVPIGEAMVACAIADHYLRHRGQTGKGGE; from the coding sequence ATGTCTCACAACACGTTCGGCCACCTTTTCCGCGTCACCACCTGGGGCGAAAGCCATGGCGCAGCGCTTGGCTGCGTGGTCGACGGCTGCCCGCCCGGCATCCGCTTCACGCGTGACGAGATCCAGGCCGAACTCGACAAGCGCCGGCCGGGCCAGTCGCGTTTCGTCACGCAGCGCCGCGAGCCGGACGAAGTGAAGGTGCTGTCGGGCTTCGTGCTTGACGATGACGGTGAGACGATGATCACCACCGGCACGCCGGTCTCGATGCTGATCGAGAATGTCGACCAGCGTTCGAAGGACTATGGCGAGATCGCCCGCCAGTACAGGCCAGGCCATGCCGACTACACCTATGACGTCAAATACGGCATACGCGACTATCGTGGCGGCGGCCGCTCCTCGGCTCGCGAGACCGCGGCCAGGGTCGCCGCGGGCGCGCTTGCCCGCAAGGTGGTGCCGGGCATGGTGGTGCGCGGCGCGCTGGTGTCGATGGGCGAAAAGTCGATCAACCGCGCCAACTGGAACTGGAATTTCATAGGCGACGCAGAAAACCCGTTCTTCACCCCCGATCCCGCTTCGGTTCCCGTCTTCACCCAGTATCTCGACGGCATCCGCAAGGCCGGTTCTTCGGTCGGCGCGGTGATCGAGATCGTCGCCGACGGTGTTCCGCCGGGGCTTGGCGCGCCGATCTACGCCAAGCTCGACCAGGACATTGCGTCGGGCTTGATGTCGATCAACGCCGTCAAGGGCGTCGAGATCGGCAACGGCTTCGAGGCCGCGCGCATCACCGGCGAACAGAATGCCGACGAGATGCGCATGGGCAATGACGGCAAGCCGGTGTTCCTGTCCAACAATGCCGGTGGTATCCTCGGCGGCATCTCGACCGGCCAGGCGATCATCGCCCGCTTCGCCGTCAAGCCGACCTCGTCGATCCTGACGCCGCGAAAGTCGATCGACAAGGATGGCCACGATGTCGAGGTGATGACCAAGGGCCGGCACGACCCCTGCGTCGGCATCCGCGCCGTGCCGATCGGCGAGGCGATGGTTGCCTGCGCGATTGCCGACCACTATCTGCGGCATCGGGGACAGACGGGGAAGGGAGGGGAATAA